Proteins encoded by one window of Tunturibacter psychrotolerans:
- a CDS encoding winged helix-turn-helix transcriptional regulator has product MRDGPVRLGQLGRRIPTASKKVLTENLRNLESAGLVVRTDKSRQVRHVEYDLAEASKSATHELLDHLGNGERFMTFPGGGVRWSPKQGYFREPHTVVTILNFLQPLQKQLQWQ; this is encoded by the coding sequence ATGAGAGACGGACCTGTTCGTCTTGGTCAACTTGGACGACGGATTCCGACGGCATCGAAGAAGGTTTTGACCGAAAATCTTAGAAACCTCGAATCTGCTGGACTGGTGGTTAGAACGGATAAGAGTCGCCAAGTCCGGCACGTCGAATACGATTTGGCGGAAGCCTCTAAGTCGGCAACGCATGAACTCCTAGATCACCTAGGAAATGGGGAGAGGTTTATGACCTTCCCAGGCGGCGGCGTCCGCTGGAGCCCTAAACAAGGCTATTTCCGCGAGCCACACACCGTCGTCACAATTCTCAATTTTCTGCAACCGTTACAAAAACAGTTACAGTGGCAATAA
- a CDS encoding lipid-binding SYLF domain-containing protein produces MNKKLLVALVCSAVTLPAVAQNKIDNRLGDSAEVLKQILAKEDGIPQNLLDKSVCVLVFPAVKKVGIGIGVTYGRGVIICRSGTDMNGPWSAPAMYKLDVGSLGLQLGSSSTDYVLLVETKTGAQKILSGKLKLGADATAVAGPTGAKAVAANDPGVDVLTYSRAKGGLFAGASIASASMDTDDDANKAVYGKNITATEIVREGAVTVTPAGKALDSILRKASPKRSASAN; encoded by the coding sequence ATGAACAAGAAACTACTAGTCGCTCTGGTATGCTCTGCAGTCACCTTGCCCGCCGTCGCGCAAAACAAGATCGACAATCGCCTGGGTGACTCAGCCGAGGTTCTGAAACAGATCCTTGCCAAGGAAGATGGAATCCCTCAAAATCTGCTCGATAAATCTGTATGTGTTCTCGTGTTTCCCGCTGTCAAGAAAGTTGGGATTGGCATCGGCGTAACCTACGGACGTGGGGTCATTATCTGCCGCTCTGGCACTGACATGAACGGTCCCTGGTCGGCTCCCGCGATGTACAAACTGGATGTCGGCAGCTTAGGGCTGCAACTGGGCAGTTCCTCCACAGACTACGTCCTGCTGGTCGAAACCAAAACCGGGGCACAGAAGATCTTATCCGGCAAGCTCAAACTGGGTGCTGACGCAACCGCCGTAGCCGGGCCAACCGGTGCGAAGGCAGTCGCTGCCAACGATCCAGGCGTCGACGTCCTCACTTACTCCAGAGCCAAAGGCGGTCTGTTTGCCGGAGCCTCTATCGCCAGCGCCTCCATGGACACCGACGATGACGCCAACAAGGCCGTCTACGGAAAAAACATCACCGCGACAGAGATCGTCCGCGAGGGTGCCGTAACCGTAACACCGGCAGGAAAAGCCTTGGACAGCATCCTACGGAAAGCATCGCCGAAGCGTTCCGCGTCAGCGAACTAG
- a CDS encoding serine/threonine-protein kinase, which translates to MIPENGQRFGPYEILGRLGSGGMGLVFRAWDERLHRQVAVKLLHESYKMPGMRERFLQEARAASALNHPNICTVFDIGAQEGTPYLVMELLEGETVKSRIERGALSSEEIVRYALEISDALAAANTKGIVHRDIKPANIFLVKMPNGKSQAKVLDFGLAKIGLEERGGWESRTLDMTLSGATVGTVAYMSPEQARGESLDARSDLFSLGVVLYEMATRRVPFEGTTSALMFVQLLSHTPDSVRTWNESIPRELERVIFKLMAKDRTDRFQTTKELQEALNKVGGKLGRGGWLHKGPMSAVPLVRAYDPVAPHKGPKRRSESGQGGKPASPQAKSSGDNNSLVRIAPDSGKDYASVIDGSRSMQAGAPAFENAYPQSQLRSAYSVATRGDSSQDAVDEEVDPAALAAASLRHGASVPLRSSPVLTTFDGIEDLVGKELPEWSRSEDESFAELVAEQTKKTRVRMAVAVAVILGVAAGASLLMGRSLLRPMVLKRSDRLLLTLIQNKTGDQTLDGTVIQGLEIALHQSKTLNVLGGDAYHGGVSQIETESSGAVITAPVQSVAQKVGARVYLYGEITGSEAPYTISVDVLRVDSNDKVASLDVIAASREEIPAAIGRLALAVRKEISEDSKADVERSVPFVEDASANLEALHAYFSGATAERDGRIFDALKAYREAVSFDPKFVQAQMRLAWLYREEKAEVSSANAAGLAREAAARASDAVKLLAQFCFEMNGSGDLTHATRTIHEYVLRYPLSVDGQKGLALTLRMQGLFPEALQAAQKGYEENPFDAETYVEAERDLIGTNRYGSVLELNSQAERTGVARNANILTAARLNGREDLVTAQVAELENALAISTPADRMQVTYANLANYAMFLDNTGRRSTAVELWRKTAARVSDDSQLLGTQAYFLAQGALDQALAENCTVALSMVEDVKGLQKGPNAVFDAGMAAALCGDQPYAVKTAATLQQDFPRNTVAIQDYVPELRAAAEIGINEPEKALPGLNTSAQYDQSLLAVYLRGMAHAALGQAPLAGIEYESLLARQGEASMQQGDVYPMAEIGVARAYKSGRNQLESIEVYRRFSKLWKDADQNDPLVTEAVARNK; encoded by the coding sequence ATGATTCCAGAGAATGGCCAGAGGTTCGGTCCGTACGAGATCCTGGGCAGACTGGGCAGCGGCGGTATGGGCCTCGTCTTTCGTGCGTGGGATGAGCGGCTGCATCGCCAGGTCGCGGTGAAGCTGCTCCATGAGAGCTACAAGATGCCAGGGATGCGTGAGCGCTTTCTCCAGGAGGCGCGGGCGGCATCTGCGTTGAATCACCCCAATATCTGTACGGTGTTCGATATCGGCGCACAGGAGGGCACGCCATATCTGGTGATGGAGTTGCTCGAGGGCGAGACAGTGAAGTCCCGGATTGAGCGTGGCGCGCTTTCGTCGGAGGAGATTGTCCGCTATGCGTTGGAGATCTCCGACGCGCTGGCGGCAGCGAACACCAAGGGCATCGTACACAGAGATATTAAGCCGGCAAATATCTTTCTGGTGAAGATGCCGAATGGAAAGAGCCAAGCGAAGGTGCTGGATTTTGGTCTGGCGAAGATCGGGCTTGAAGAGCGTGGGGGGTGGGAGTCGCGGACGCTGGATATGACGCTGTCCGGGGCGACGGTGGGAACGGTGGCGTACATGTCACCCGAGCAGGCGCGAGGCGAGTCGCTAGACGCACGATCGGACTTGTTTTCGCTGGGTGTCGTGTTGTACGAGATGGCGACTCGGCGGGTTCCATTTGAAGGAACGACGAGTGCGCTGATGTTTGTTCAACTTCTCAGTCACACGCCGGATTCGGTGCGCACCTGGAACGAATCGATTCCGCGTGAATTGGAGCGCGTCATCTTTAAACTGATGGCGAAGGACCGGACAGACCGATTTCAAACGACAAAGGAGTTGCAGGAGGCCTTGAACAAGGTCGGCGGCAAACTGGGTCGAGGAGGATGGCTGCACAAGGGACCGATGTCGGCCGTTCCGCTTGTTCGTGCCTATGATCCGGTGGCTCCGCATAAGGGGCCGAAACGCAGGTCCGAGTCGGGTCAGGGCGGTAAACCGGCGTCGCCGCAAGCAAAGTCTTCAGGTGATAACAACAGCCTCGTCCGTATTGCTCCCGATTCTGGAAAAGACTATGCGAGTGTTATAGATGGCTCGCGTTCGATGCAAGCAGGGGCTCCGGCATTTGAAAATGCGTATCCTCAGTCGCAGCTTCGTTCGGCGTACAGTGTTGCGACGCGAGGCGACTCTTCGCAGGATGCCGTCGACGAGGAGGTTGATCCAGCTGCGTTGGCGGCAGCGAGTTTGCGACACGGGGCATCAGTTCCGCTGCGGTCTTCGCCCGTACTGACGACGTTTGACGGCATTGAGGACCTCGTTGGGAAAGAGCTACCGGAGTGGTCGCGTTCCGAGGACGAATCCTTCGCGGAGTTGGTGGCGGAGCAGACGAAAAAAACGCGAGTTCGGATGGCAGTCGCAGTGGCCGTAATCCTTGGCGTCGCGGCGGGGGCCTCTCTGCTGATGGGCAGAAGTCTCTTGCGACCGATGGTGCTGAAACGGAGTGATCGTTTGCTGCTGACTCTTATCCAGAACAAGACCGGAGATCAGACACTGGACGGAACGGTGATTCAGGGTCTTGAGATCGCGCTGCATCAGTCAAAGACTTTGAATGTGCTCGGTGGTGACGCATATCACGGGGGAGTGAGCCAGATCGAGACGGAGAGCAGCGGCGCAGTGATTACGGCGCCTGTGCAGAGTGTCGCACAGAAAGTTGGTGCGAGGGTCTATTTGTATGGAGAGATCACTGGATCCGAGGCACCCTACACGATTAGTGTGGATGTTCTGAGGGTAGATTCGAACGACAAAGTGGCGAGTCTTGATGTGATTGCTGCGAGCAGGGAAGAGATTCCGGCTGCGATCGGTCGACTAGCCTTGGCGGTGCGAAAAGAGATTAGTGAGGATAGTAAAGCCGACGTCGAAAGAAGTGTTCCATTTGTCGAGGATGCTTCGGCGAACCTGGAAGCGTTGCATGCGTATTTTTCAGGTGCGACGGCAGAGCGGGATGGGCGAATCTTCGATGCATTGAAGGCCTATCGAGAAGCCGTCAGTTTCGATCCAAAGTTTGTTCAAGCCCAGATGCGGTTGGCGTGGCTCTATCGCGAAGAAAAGGCCGAAGTTTCATCGGCAAATGCAGCTGGATTGGCGCGTGAAGCGGCTGCTCGCGCTAGTGATGCGGTGAAACTGCTGGCTCAGTTTTGTTTTGAGATGAACGGTAGTGGAGATCTGACGCATGCTACCCGGACGATCCACGAATACGTGCTGAGGTATCCGCTCAGCGTTGACGGGCAAAAGGGTCTAGCGTTGACGTTGCGAATGCAGGGGCTGTTTCCGGAGGCTCTGCAAGCGGCGCAAAAGGGATATGAGGAAAACCCGTTCGATGCGGAGACGTATGTGGAGGCGGAGCGAGATCTGATTGGGACGAATCGGTACGGCAGTGTTCTCGAATTGAACTCACAAGCGGAACGCACTGGCGTTGCGAGGAATGCCAACATTTTGACAGCGGCTCGCCTAAATGGAAGGGAAGATCTTGTGACCGCACAGGTAGCAGAGTTGGAAAATGCACTCGCTATCTCAACGCCGGCCGATCGCATGCAGGTGACGTACGCGAATTTGGCCAATTACGCCATGTTTCTGGATAACACAGGAAGGAGAAGCACTGCGGTGGAACTGTGGCGGAAGACCGCCGCGAGAGTTAGCGACGATAGCCAACTTTTGGGCACGCAAGCATATTTTTTGGCGCAGGGTGCACTGGATCAAGCTTTGGCTGAGAATTGCACTGTCGCTCTCTCGATGGTTGAGGATGTGAAGGGCTTGCAAAAAGGACCCAATGCGGTGTTTGACGCGGGGATGGCAGCCGCTCTTTGCGGTGATCAGCCGTATGCGGTGAAGACTGCCGCTACGCTGCAACAGGATTTTCCGCGAAATACTGTGGCGATCCAAGACTATGTTCCCGAGTTGCGGGCTGCGGCTGAGATTGGGATAAACGAGCCGGAGAAGGCCCTTCCGGGTTTAAACACAAGCGCACAATACGATCAGTCATTACTGGCGGTATATTTGCGTGGGATGGCTCATGCAGCGTTGGGCCAAGCGCCGCTAGCCGGCATTGAGTATGAGTCGTTGTTGGCTCGCCAGGGTGAGGCGTCGATGCAGCAAGGAGATGTTTATCCGATGGCGGAGATAGGCGTAGCGCGGGCCTACAAAAGCGGTCGTAATCAACTCGAAAGCATCGAGGTGTATCGCAGGTTCTCAAAGTTATGGAAGGATGCTGATCAGAATGATCCTCTAGTAACTGAAGCAGTGGCTAGGAATAAATAG
- a CDS encoding Orn/Lys/Arg decarboxylase N-terminal domain-containing protein has translation MSEGRWVLLIASEVGGTDSVSDRAMERLVEAIRLEGYEVVRTSTPEDGLSLVTSDPSYSTILLDWDLEGENQFAEGAALAILRAVRRRNKKIPIFLIADRTLVSELPLEVVKQVHEYIHLFGDTPAFIANRVDFAVERYHEQLLPPYFRELKKYNDQGAYSWDAPGHMGGVAYLKHPVGMEFHKFFGENIMRSDLGISTAPLGSWLDHLGPPGESERNAARIFGADWTFYVLGGSSTSNQIVGHGVIAQDDIVLADANCHKSICHSLTVTGARPVYMKPTRNGYGMIGLVPLKRFSPEFIRGIIDKSPLTTGVANQNPTYAVVTNSTYDGLCYDVNRVVTELSKSVPRIHFDEAWYAYAKFHEIYQGRFAMGVPDDMPDRPTIFAVQSTHKMLAAFSMGSMIHVKLSPRANLDFDQFNESFMMHGTTSPFYPLIASLDVAAAMMDDPAGPTLMSETLHDAISFRKAMSSIGHRLRAAEQGWFFRLYQPEYVFDPLDQQTYLLEEAADGLLTNRSSAWTLKAGEEWHGFQDEDIADDYCMLDPTKVTILTPGVNAQGKVSDWGIPAAIVTEFLDGRRVEIARTGDYTVLVLFSVGTSKGKWGALLENLFEFKRLYDSEASLEEALPELVSRFPHRYRNVSLKELSDEMHAAMVQLNLSGLVNDACDEDFDPILTPAQTYQKLLRHETEKIRFSEMAGRIAAVMLVPYPPGIPMSMPGERLGSAESPVIKLILAMEEFGKRFPGFEREVHGIETDAEGNYWMRAVIETPGKKKNGNGHGKQRPPNAAPPVKKRKRTPATSPVTPGSGLGSER, from the coding sequence ATGAGCGAAGGTCGTTGGGTTTTATTGATTGCGAGTGAAGTTGGCGGTACGGATTCCGTCTCAGACCGCGCCATGGAGCGCCTCGTCGAGGCCATCCGTCTCGAAGGCTACGAGGTCGTCCGCACCTCGACGCCGGAGGACGGTTTGTCCCTGGTCACCTCCGATCCTTCCTACAGCACAATCCTTCTGGATTGGGATCTCGAAGGCGAGAACCAGTTTGCTGAAGGAGCCGCGCTTGCCATCCTCCGCGCCGTTCGTCGCCGCAACAAAAAAATTCCCATCTTTCTCATCGCCGACCGCACTCTAGTCAGCGAACTTCCTCTCGAAGTGGTCAAGCAGGTTCACGAGTACATCCATCTCTTCGGCGACACCCCCGCCTTCATCGCCAACCGCGTCGACTTCGCCGTCGAGCGCTACCACGAGCAACTCCTTCCGCCCTACTTCCGCGAGCTAAAAAAGTACAACGACCAGGGCGCTTATTCCTGGGACGCCCCCGGCCACATGGGCGGCGTGGCCTATCTAAAGCACCCCGTCGGCATGGAGTTTCACAAATTCTTCGGCGAAAACATCATGCGCTCGGACCTCGGCATCTCCACCGCGCCGCTCGGCTCTTGGCTCGACCACCTTGGGCCTCCCGGAGAATCCGAACGCAACGCAGCCCGTATCTTCGGCGCCGACTGGACCTTCTACGTACTCGGTGGTTCCAGCACATCCAATCAGATCGTCGGCCACGGCGTCATCGCACAGGACGACATCGTTCTAGCCGACGCCAACTGCCACAAGTCCATCTGCCACTCCCTCACCGTCACCGGCGCACGCCCGGTCTATATGAAGCCAACGCGCAACGGCTACGGCATGATCGGCCTCGTCCCCCTCAAGCGATTCAGTCCCGAATTCATCCGCGGCATCATAGATAAGAGCCCACTCACCACTGGCGTCGCCAACCAGAACCCCACCTACGCCGTCGTCACCAACTCCACCTACGACGGCCTCTGTTACGACGTCAACCGTGTCGTGACCGAGCTCTCGAAATCCGTCCCCCGCATCCACTTCGACGAGGCTTGGTACGCTTACGCCAAGTTTCACGAGATCTACCAGGGACGCTTCGCCATGGGCGTACCGGACGACATGCCCGACCGCCCCACAATCTTCGCGGTGCAATCCACGCACAAGATGCTGGCGGCCTTCTCGATGGGCTCCATGATCCACGTCAAGCTCAGCCCCCGCGCCAACCTCGACTTCGATCAGTTCAACGAGTCGTTCATGATGCACGGCACCACCTCGCCGTTCTACCCATTGATCGCTTCGCTCGATGTAGCCGCAGCCATGATGGACGACCCCGCCGGACCCACTCTGATGAGTGAGACCCTGCATGACGCCATCAGCTTTCGCAAAGCGATGTCCTCCATCGGCCATCGTCTCCGCGCAGCCGAGCAGGGCTGGTTCTTCCGCCTCTATCAACCCGAATACGTCTTCGATCCCCTCGACCAACAGACCTATCTCCTCGAAGAAGCTGCCGACGGCCTCCTCACCAATCGCTCCAGCGCCTGGACCCTCAAAGCTGGCGAAGAATGGCACGGCTTCCAGGACGAGGACATCGCCGACGACTACTGCATGCTCGACCCCACCAAGGTCACCATCCTCACCCCAGGCGTCAACGCTCAGGGCAAGGTCAGCGACTGGGGCATCCCCGCAGCCATCGTCACCGAGTTCCTCGACGGCCGCCGCGTCGAGATCGCCCGCACCGGCGACTACACCGTTCTCGTCCTCTTCTCGGTCGGTACCTCGAAAGGCAAGTGGGGCGCCCTGCTCGAAAACCTCTTCGAGTTCAAACGTCTCTACGACTCAGAAGCGTCCCTCGAAGAGGCCCTGCCGGAACTCGTCTCCCGTTTTCCCCACCGCTATCGCAACGTCTCCCTCAAAGAGCTCTCCGACGAGATGCACGCCGCGATGGTTCAGCTCAACCTCTCCGGCCTCGTCAACGACGCCTGCGACGAAGACTTCGACCCCATCCTCACTCCTGCCCAGACTTACCAGAAGCTTCTTCGCCACGAAACAGAAAAAATCCGCTTCTCCGAGATGGCTGGCCGAATCGCCGCAGTCATGCTCGTTCCCTACCCTCCAGGTATCCCCATGTCCATGCCCGGCGAGCGCCTCGGCAGTGCCGAAAGCCCTGTCATCAAGCTCATTCTGGCGATGGAGGAGTTTGGCAAGCGCTTCCCCGGTTTCGAGCGCGAAGTTCACGGCATCGAGACCGATGCAGAAGGAAACTACTGGATGCGCGCAGTGATCGAAACCCCCGGCAAAAAGAAAAACGGTAACGGCCACGGAAAACAGCGCCCGCCAAACGCAGCACCGCCGGTCAAGAAGAGGAAGCGCACACCTGCGACCTCCCCTGTCACCCCCGGTAGCGGGCTGGGGTCAGAACGGTAA
- a CDS encoding SPASM domain-containing protein: MNSISFLAADLTSEAFNRLLIWPTEKQNQIGLTLKETIDLEAEIELMIQDFEMDINRRFIAESAAKLRRISRRFREHLGLLSPQAPLCNAPWVSAVVEIDGEVRPCFFHNSIGNMTHSTLEDVVNGDRAREFRASFDVETNAICKRCVCSLNYRLARNTPDAQVI, from the coding sequence TTGAATTCCATCTCGTTTCTCGCAGCAGATCTAACCTCCGAGGCCTTCAACCGTCTTCTGATATGGCCTACCGAAAAACAAAACCAAATTGGTCTGACCCTCAAAGAGACAATTGATCTTGAAGCTGAAATCGAACTGATGATTCAAGACTTTGAAATGGACATCAACCGAAGATTTATTGCCGAGTCAGCGGCGAAGCTGCGAAGGATCTCACGTCGCTTCCGCGAGCATCTCGGACTACTCTCTCCCCAGGCTCCCCTTTGCAACGCTCCCTGGGTCTCAGCCGTCGTTGAAATCGACGGTGAGGTCCGTCCTTGCTTCTTTCACAACTCAATAGGAAACATGACTCACTCGACTCTAGAAGACGTAGTCAATGGAGATCGGGCAAGAGAGTTCAGGGCTTCGTTCGATGTGGAGACCAACGCAATCTGCAAGCGATGTGTATGTTCGTTGAACTACAGACTGGCAAGGAACACTCCGGACGCCCAGGTCATCTGA
- a CDS encoding methyltransferase domain-containing protein has translation MTATALSSLDVFDTWAQVYDEQPNPLLMLEQRFLSQMLPDINGLHVLDAGCGTGRWLQFLAPRGAASLIGVDSSTEMLHRAANKIGKACSLRQGTCVALPIPDGTIDLVVSSFVLSYLESLKDFARELYRVTRPDGHIFLTDMHPDTAITCDWTRSFTHDGSTERLRVNGHSLQAIIDTFKACGFVLLANIQPTFELEERKIFEENDKLPFYEESAGLPAVYILQLQKRLPLSKLSDASESSQALHLSGARYALGPRSATEGSIEVERGHIRSLSAKWPLIGEPQTGRKETVDLSGYILLPGLINAHDHLEFSLFPNLGVGPYLNSTEWAREIHRTHATTIASHRKVPKQTRLRWGAIRNLLCGVTTVCHHNPLSRDLVAADFPVRVLARFGWAHSLAMDPNLLHNFDHTPPNLPFVVHAAEGVDAKSAQEIFDLDRLELLDERTVLVHGLALNHKAISLLNQRRSALVICPTSNQFLFHSALSATLIKSIHTVVLGSDSPLTSAGDLLDEINFARNEIGLDAESLFDMVTARSASVLRLRNGEGRLRPGAVADLIAVRDKGLTPAETVAQLTVDQVELVILGGRVQLASDSLFASLPNSLQAGLQPLFVDGIRRWLRAPIDSLLAQARKTLGRDLRVGGKKVEHASAA, from the coding sequence GTGACTGCAACCGCTTTGTCTTCCCTTGATGTCTTCGATACTTGGGCGCAGGTCTATGATGAGCAGCCTAATCCGCTCCTTATGCTAGAGCAACGCTTTCTGAGTCAGATGCTCCCAGATATCAACGGCCTGCACGTACTGGATGCCGGCTGTGGGACCGGCCGATGGCTTCAGTTCCTAGCGCCACGTGGCGCGGCGAGTCTGATCGGCGTGGATTCGTCGACAGAGATGCTGCATCGTGCAGCAAACAAGATTGGTAAAGCTTGCTCCCTGCGGCAGGGAACCTGCGTTGCTCTACCGATACCTGACGGCACAATCGATCTCGTTGTGTCTTCCTTCGTTTTGAGTTATCTCGAAAGCCTGAAGGACTTCGCTCGGGAGCTATACCGAGTTACCCGTCCAGACGGCCACATCTTTTTGACGGACATGCATCCGGACACTGCGATCACTTGTGACTGGACAAGGTCCTTCACTCACGATGGATCGACAGAGAGACTCCGTGTCAATGGACACTCCCTCCAGGCAATCATCGATACTTTCAAAGCTTGTGGATTTGTACTGCTTGCGAACATCCAGCCCACCTTCGAGTTAGAGGAGCGGAAAATCTTCGAAGAAAACGACAAACTACCTTTCTATGAAGAATCCGCCGGCCTGCCTGCTGTTTACATTCTGCAACTGCAAAAAAGATTGCCCCTATCAAAGCTCTCTGATGCAAGCGAAAGCTCTCAGGCACTTCATCTCTCCGGAGCCAGATATGCTCTCGGACCTAGGTCGGCAACCGAAGGGTCGATTGAGGTCGAACGCGGACACATACGCTCCCTCTCGGCCAAATGGCCGCTCATCGGGGAGCCCCAAACAGGGCGGAAGGAAACCGTAGACTTATCCGGCTACATATTGCTTCCGGGTTTGATCAACGCTCACGATCATCTTGAGTTCAGCCTCTTCCCAAATCTCGGTGTCGGACCGTATCTGAATTCAACCGAGTGGGCGAGAGAGATCCATCGGACCCACGCGACCACAATTGCCTCCCATCGCAAGGTGCCAAAGCAGACCCGGTTGCGATGGGGAGCGATCCGCAATCTCCTCTGCGGCGTGACTACGGTCTGCCACCACAACCCTCTCTCGCGGGACCTGGTCGCTGCTGATTTTCCAGTGCGTGTACTCGCCAGATTCGGGTGGGCACACTCTCTTGCCATGGATCCAAATCTCCTACACAACTTTGACCATACACCACCGAATCTTCCTTTCGTGGTTCACGCCGCTGAAGGTGTCGATGCAAAAAGCGCACAAGAGATCTTTGATCTGGATCGGCTGGAACTTCTCGATGAACGGACTGTACTTGTACATGGCCTGGCCCTGAATCACAAAGCAATTTCACTTCTTAATCAACGTCGCTCAGCACTCGTAATTTGCCCGACTTCGAATCAATTCCTATTTCATTCTGCTCTTTCCGCAACCTTGATCAAATCTATTCACACAGTCGTTCTAGGCAGTGATTCTCCACTCACATCTGCTGGTGATCTGCTCGATGAAATAAATTTTGCGCGCAATGAGATTGGCCTCGATGCCGAGTCTCTCTTCGACATGGTCACCGCAAGATCGGCCAGTGTCCTGCGTCTCCGGAACGGGGAGGGGCGTCTTCGTCCGGGCGCCGTAGCCGATCTTATCGCAGTCCGCGACAAGGGCCTTACACCGGCAGAAACCGTTGCGCAACTTACAGTAGATCAGGTTGAACTAGTCATATTAGGCGGCAGAGTCCAACTCGCAAGCGATTCTCTATTTGCTTCTCTTCCCAACTCGCTTCAAGCCGGGCTGCAGCCCCTATTCGTAGATGGCATAAGGCGATGGTTACGCGCTCCGATTGATAGTCTGTTGGCCCAGGCGAGAAAAACTCTTGGAAGAGATCTGCGAGTCGGCGGAAAGAAGGTGGAACATGCCAGTGCTGCATGA
- a CDS encoding HAD family hydrolase yields MASALVRSLTASNREHYSPYNQPVNSPNQVTRRPANQTLLVDADDTLWENNIYFERAITSFVSYLDHRVHTAEEVRSHLNQVEHDTIRTHGYGLHSFRQSLITCFEQLTDTPMTDEKHHRIESFAQSIAEQEIELLPNVAPTLSELATRHRLILVTKGDQTEQTDKLHRSGLAPHFTAVEVLSEKHPQAYLSLASQHGCDACKTWMIGNSPRSDVNPALSAGLNAIFIPHDFTWVLEHEVVNQPPAGQQLLELASFADLTQHF; encoded by the coding sequence GTGGCATCCGCCCTTGTTCGTTCTCTGACTGCGTCGAATCGGGAGCACTATTCGCCTTATAATCAGCCTGTGAACTCCCCCAATCAGGTCACTCGCCGCCCCGCCAACCAGACCCTGCTCGTCGACGCCGACGACACTCTCTGGGAGAACAACATCTACTTCGAACGTGCGATTACCAGTTTCGTCTCCTACCTCGATCACCGCGTCCACACGGCCGAAGAGGTGCGAAGCCATCTCAATCAAGTCGAGCACGACACCATCCGTACCCACGGCTACGGACTTCACAGCTTCCGCCAATCGTTGATCACCTGCTTCGAGCAACTTACCGACACTCCGATGACCGATGAGAAGCACCACCGCATCGAAAGCTTTGCCCAGTCAATCGCCGAGCAGGAAATCGAGCTCCTGCCCAATGTGGCACCCACCCTCAGCGAACTCGCCACCCGCCATCGCCTCATCCTTGTCACCAAGGGAGATCAAACCGAACAGACCGACAAACTGCATCGCTCCGGCCTCGCCCCCCATTTCACTGCAGTCGAGGTGCTCTCTGAAAAACACCCTCAGGCCTATCTCTCGCTAGCTTCTCAGCACGGCTGCGATGCATGCAAAACCTGGATGATCGGCAATAGTCCACGCTCTGACGTCAATCCCGCACTCTCTGCAGGTCTGAACGCCATCTTTATCCCCCACGACTTCACCTGGGTCCTCGAACACGAAGTCGTCAACCAGCCCCCGGCTGGCCAACAACTTCTCGAACTGGCAAGCTTCGCCGATCTCACCCAACACTTTTAG